A single Ciona intestinalis chromosome 14, KH, whole genome shotgun sequence DNA region contains:
- the LOC100186080 gene encoding zinc finger CCHC domain-containing protein 24 isoform X1 has product MSAGMSLLSQIDTSASVQQPAQLLNWVYLTLQEPQQNTRQVMPGPNPAARYHVPQRETVLNQNSMAKEPSLFSPMYLFPDFLLPQTDAFHQSSASDSFSSFSSSPPPSPFDSIGDLVEGFGDLTLGFQTQTTKLPPANYLCHLCFTKGHYIKDCPHARPKGEGLTPYQGKKRCFGEYKCSKCKRKWMSGNSWANMGQDCIKCHINVYPHKQRPLEKPDGLDVSDQSKEHPQHLCEKCKALGYYCRRIL; this is encoded by the exons ATGTCGGCTGGAATGTCTTTGCTTTCGCAAATCGACACAAGCGCGTCGGTACAACAGCCAGCACAGCTGCTCAATTGGGTTTACCTGACACTACAAGAGCCGCAGCAGAATACACGTCAAGTTATGCCCGGCCCAAATCCAGCAGCTAGGTACCATGTACCGCAAAGGGAAACTGTACTCAATCAAAACTCAATGGCGAAAGAG CCTTCGCTCTTTTCCCCGATGTATTTGTTCCCTGATTTCCTACTGCCACAGACGGATGCCTTTCACCAGTCATCGGCCTCTGACTCGTTTTCAAGCTTTTCAAGCAG CCCCCCGCCGTCTCCTTTCGACAGTATCGGTGATTTGGTCGAGGGTTTCGGAGATTTAACCCTGGGATTCCAAACTCAAACGACAAAGTTGCCACCAGCAAATTATTTGTGTCACCTCTGCTTTACCAAAGGCCATTATATAAAGGATTGCCCACAC GCACGACCAAAAGGAGAAGGCCTGACGCCATACCAGGGCAAGAAACGTTGCTTCGGCGAGTACAAATGCTCGAAATGCAAACGAAAATGGATGAGTGGTAACAGCTGGGCGAACATGGGACAAGACTGCATAAAGTGTCATATCAACGTATACCCGCACAAACAG AGACCATTAGAAAAACCGGACGGTTTAGACGTTTCTGATCAGAGCAAAGAACACCCGCAACACCTATGTGAAAAATGTAAAGCACTTGGCTACTACTGTCGTcgaattctataa
- the LOC100186080 gene encoding zinc finger CCHC domain-containing protein 24 isoform X2, producing MSAGMSLLSQIDTSASVQQPAQLLNWVYLTLQEPQQNTRQVMPGPNPAARYHVPQRETVLNQNSMAKEPSLFSPMYLFPDFLLPQTDAFHQSSASDSFSSFSSSIGDLVEGFGDLTLGFQTQTTKLPPANYLCHLCFTKGHYIKDCPHARPKGEGLTPYQGKKRCFGEYKCSKCKRKWMSGNSWANMGQDCIKCHINVYPHKQRPLEKPDGLDVSDQSKEHPQHLCEKCKALGYYCRRIL from the exons ATGTCGGCTGGAATGTCTTTGCTTTCGCAAATCGACACAAGCGCGTCGGTACAACAGCCAGCACAGCTGCTCAATTGGGTTTACCTGACACTACAAGAGCCGCAGCAGAATACACGTCAAGTTATGCCCGGCCCAAATCCAGCAGCTAGGTACCATGTACCGCAAAGGGAAACTGTACTCAATCAAAACTCAATGGCGAAAGAG CCTTCGCTCTTTTCCCCGATGTATTTGTTCCCTGATTTCCTACTGCCACAGACGGATGCCTTTCACCAGTCATCGGCCTCTGACTCGTTTTCAAGCTTTTCAAGCAG TATCGGTGATTTGGTCGAGGGTTTCGGAGATTTAACCCTGGGATTCCAAACTCAAACGACAAAGTTGCCACCAGCAAATTATTTGTGTCACCTCTGCTTTACCAAAGGCCATTATATAAAGGATTGCCCACAC GCACGACCAAAAGGAGAAGGCCTGACGCCATACCAGGGCAAGAAACGTTGCTTCGGCGAGTACAAATGCTCGAAATGCAAACGAAAATGGATGAGTGGTAACAGCTGGGCGAACATGGGACAAGACTGCATAAAGTGTCATATCAACGTATACCCGCACAAACAG AGACCATTAGAAAAACCGGACGGTTTAGACGTTTCTGATCAGAGCAAAGAACACCCGCAACACCTATGTGAAAAATGTAAAGCACTTGGCTACTACTGTCGTcgaattctataa
- the LOC100179064 gene encoding cGMP-dependent protein kinase 1-like isoform X2 — protein sequence MNADEKHMAQWRLQMTALVDKLQKEIVDKDAKISRLADQAREAADRYNSLSHPIEQSRDDVIQTLKARLKVHEERIKEKEAVIRSLQRQLMQSRNDKESQVSVVKDTVEMVIREKDSEIRRLKALWGTSDQIDQVDGLNNDEVNKATKLLNTNDPNSNTRFGISAENRSSNKSLHVEAVPKTGTQVAQIKRALNSNVFLKGLDANQVEQLMDCMSLQTVSAGSEIIAEGEYGTHMYVLDKGQVEVYHKRSGERSHVIDLNPGTVFGELAILYNCKRTAYVEAKTDVTIWSIDRQLFQTVVKKSGQSKRDEYVRLLRTVDRLKSLSENKLLRIADCLEQTTFRMGDYIIRQGDSGDTFYVIQEGSVKVTQNKTGFFNKMKSREEDFLCNMEKGEYFGERALLTEDKRAANVIADSDVVTLLMLDRQAFSSLIGSLAEVGKTPSVPQLPLESEDPSHLDETDGRLRELAVVPEEDEEHVLSEGNHLAPKVTIVTRLSGATESVLKRTKLEDLKVIRILGQGGFGCVKLVQVPGLSNCAFALKAIRQAKIVKTGQQQHVLAEKNIMLAAKSPFIARLYRTYKDSSRIYMLMDAYLGGEMYGVLKRMGSLDETAARFCAGCVLEALSYLHERGIVYRDLKPENLMLDHRGYVKLVDFGFAKRVRFGFKTWTFCGTPEYFPPEILSNAGHDFSADYWSYGILIYELLTRTTPFFAGDDMTVYEGILGGIEGVKFSKRVKRSAELLIRNLCKLEPRDRLGYQKGGVNDIRKHRWFHGFDWQGLRTTSIKSPFKVHIKNAVDTNNFEPCLEELADETDDAEVLRDANMVWAESF from the exons ATGAACGCGGATGAGAAACACATGGCGCAATGGCGGCTGCAGATGACGGCGTTAGTTGATAAGCTACAGAAAGAAATCGTTGACAAAGATGCGAAAATAAGCAG aCTCGCGGACCAAGCGAGAGAAGCTGCGGACCGATATAATTCTTTGTCCCATCCGATCGAACAAAGCCGTGATGACGTAATACAAACTCTGAAG GCGCGATTAAAGGTTCACGAAGAAAgaattaaagaaaaagaagcTGTTATAAGATCCCTGCAGCGACAACTAATGCAATCAAGAAATGATAAAGAATCGCAG GTTTCAGTTGTAAAAGACACAGTTGAGATGGTTATTCGCGAAAAAGATTCCGAAATCCGACGCCTTAAAGCTCTATGGGGAACCAGTGACCAAATTGACCAAGTTGATGGCCTTAACAATGATGAAGTCAACAAAGCAACGAAGCTACTGAATACGAATGATCCAAACTCTAATACAAGATTTGGAATATCGGCGGAAAACAGATCATCAAATAAAAGTCTACAT GTCGAAGCTGTACCGAAAACTGGCACGCAAGTTGCTCAAATAAAGCGAGCCCTGAACTCCAACGTATTTTTAAAAGGCCTTGATGCAAACCAAGTTGAACAGCTCATGGACTGCATGTCTTTGCAAACAGTTTCGGCTGGTAGCGAAATAATAGCAGAGGGAGAGTACGGTACACATATGTACGTGCTCGACAAAGGCCAG gttgaAGTTTACCATAAGAGGAGCGGCGAACGAAGCCATGTAATTGACTTAAACCCTGGAACCGTATTTGGGGAGTTAGCTATTCTGTACAACTGCAAGCGTACAGCATACGTGGAGGCGAAAACCGACGTCACTATATGGTCGATAGACAGGCAACTGTTTCAG aCAGTGGTAAAGAAAAGCGGACAATCAAAACGGGACGAATACGTAAGACTTCTACGGACAGTGGATCGCCTTAAGTCCTTGTCGGAAAACAAACTTCTGCGGATTGCTGACTGTTTGGAGCAAACCACTTTTCGTATGGGCGATTACATTATACGGCAAGGCGATTCAGGAGATACTTTTTATGTCATTCAAGAGGGTAGTGTGAAAGTTACGCAAAACAAG ACCGGATTCTTCAATAAAATGAAATCTCGAGAGGAAGACTTCCTTTGCAACATGGAAAAAG GTGAATACTTCGGGGAACGAGCCTTGTTGACTGAAGATAAGCGAGCAGCGAACGTGATCGCCGACTCTGACGTCGTAACGCTACTTATGCTGGATCGGCAAGCGTTCAGTTCTCTGATAGGATCTCTCGCAGAG GTCGGAAAAACTCCGTCGGTTCCGCAACTTCCACTTGAATCTGAAGATCCTTCTCATCTCGATGAAACGGATGGAAGACTTAGAGAACTGGCAGTTGTTCCTGAAGAAGAcgaag AGCATGTACTAAGTGAAGGGAACCATCTTGCTCCAAAAGTAACAATCGTTACCCGCCTTAGCGGAGCAACGGAGTCGGTATTAAAACGAACGAAACTTGAAGACTTAAAA GTCATTCGTATTTTGGGCCAAGGCGGCTTCGGTTGTGTAAAGTTAGTACAGGTTCCCGGTCTTTCGAATTGCGCTTTTGCGCTAAAGGCGATCAGACAAGCAAAGATAGTAAAGACTGGACAACAGCAACATGTCCTTGCAGAGAAAAACATCATGCTCGCTGCCAAGTCGCCATTTATTGCAAGGCTATACAG GACCTACAAAGACAGCAGTCGAATCTACATGCTCATGGATGCTTACCTCGGGGGTGAAATGTACGGTGTATTGAAACGCATGGGATCGCTGGATGAAACAGCAGCTAGATTCTGCGCAGGCTGTGTACTGGAGGCTCTCAGCTATTTACATGAACGAGGCATCGTGTACAGGGATTTAAAACCCGAAAACCTGATGCTGGACCACAG GGGTTACGTGAAACTTGTCGATTTTGGCTTTGCTAAACGGGTTCGATTTGGTTTCAAAACTTGGACGTTTTGCGGGACGCCTGAGTATTTTCCACCGGAAATATTAAGCAATGCAG gtcACGACTTTTCCGCTGACTACTGGTCGTACGGTATTTTGATTTACGAGCTCTTAACACGAACGACACCCTTTTTTGCTGGGGATGACATGACAGTGTACGAAGGCATCCTGGGCGGTATAGAAGGCGTCAAATTTTCAAAGCGGGTGAAACGTAGTGCTGAG CTTTTGATCCGAAACCTCTGCAAATTGGAGCCGAGGGACCGACTTGGTTACCAGAAAGGTGGGGTTAACGACATTCGAAAACACCGTTGGTTTCATGGCTTCGACTGGCAAGGCCTTCGTACGACCAGCATAAAATCGCCATTCAAAGTTCACATCAAGAATGCAGTGGACACGAATAATTTCGAGCCTTGTTTGGAAGAGCTTGCAGATGAAACTGACGACGCGGAGGTTCTTCGGGATGCAAATATGGTTTGGGCTGAatcgttttaa
- the LOC100179064 gene encoding cGMP-dependent protein kinase 1-like isoform X1 — translation MGIAGSTARDSSQSKTAKTAARSGQSLIVVNHSKKTRNTADVEKRKTTKAIYDMGTRAAKEKVKQESANNDEALVNAMNADEKHMAQWRLQMTALVDKLQKEIVDKDAKISRLADQAREAADRYNSLSHPIEQSRDDVIQTLKARLKVHEERIKEKEAVIRSLQRQLMQSRNDKESQVSVVKDTVEMVIREKDSEIRRLKALWGTSDQIDQVDGLNNDEVNKATKLLNTNDPNSNTRFGISAENRSSNKSLHVEAVPKTGTQVAQIKRALNSNVFLKGLDANQVEQLMDCMSLQTVSAGSEIIAEGEYGTHMYVLDKGQVEVYHKRSGERSHVIDLNPGTVFGELAILYNCKRTAYVEAKTDVTIWSIDRQLFQTVVKKSGQSKRDEYVRLLRTVDRLKSLSENKLLRIADCLEQTTFRMGDYIIRQGDSGDTFYVIQEGSVKVTQNKTGFFNKMKSREEDFLCNMEKGEYFGERALLTEDKRAANVIADSDVVTLLMLDRQAFSSLIGSLAEVGKTPSVPQLPLESEDPSHLDETDGRLRELAVVPEEDEEHVLSEGNHLAPKVTIVTRLSGATESVLKRTKLEDLKVIRILGQGGFGCVKLVQVPGLSNCAFALKAIRQAKIVKTGQQQHVLAEKNIMLAAKSPFIARLYRTYKDSSRIYMLMDAYLGGEMYGVLKRMGSLDETAARFCAGCVLEALSYLHERGIVYRDLKPENLMLDHRGYVKLVDFGFAKRVRFGFKTWTFCGTPEYFPPEILSNAGHDFSADYWSYGILIYELLTRTTPFFAGDDMTVYEGILGGIEGVKFSKRVKRSAELLIRNLCKLEPRDRLGYQKGGVNDIRKHRWFHGFDWQGLRTTSIKSPFKVHIKNAVDTNNFEPCLEELADETDDAEVLRDANMVWAESF, via the exons ATGGGCATCGCTGGTTCTACTGCCCGTGACAGTTCTCAGTCCAAAACCGCTAAAACGGCTGCTCGTTCCGGCCAGTCGCTTATAGTCGTTAATCACTCGAAGAAAACAAGGAATACAGCTGATGTTGAGAAAAGAAAGACAACTAAAGCAATTTACGACATGGGTACGCGAGCTGCGaaggaaaaagtaaaacaagagAGCGCAAACAACG ATGAGGCGTTGGTCAACGCGATGAACGCGGATGAGAAACACATGGCGCAATGGCGGCTGCAGATGACGGCGTTAGTTGATAAGCTACAGAAAGAAATCGTTGACAAAGATGCGAAAATAAGCAG aCTCGCGGACCAAGCGAGAGAAGCTGCGGACCGATATAATTCTTTGTCCCATCCGATCGAACAAAGCCGTGATGACGTAATACAAACTCTGAAG GCGCGATTAAAGGTTCACGAAGAAAgaattaaagaaaaagaagcTGTTATAAGATCCCTGCAGCGACAACTAATGCAATCAAGAAATGATAAAGAATCGCAG GTTTCAGTTGTAAAAGACACAGTTGAGATGGTTATTCGCGAAAAAGATTCCGAAATCCGACGCCTTAAAGCTCTATGGGGAACCAGTGACCAAATTGACCAAGTTGATGGCCTTAACAATGATGAAGTCAACAAAGCAACGAAGCTACTGAATACGAATGATCCAAACTCTAATACAAGATTTGGAATATCGGCGGAAAACAGATCATCAAATAAAAGTCTACAT GTCGAAGCTGTACCGAAAACTGGCACGCAAGTTGCTCAAATAAAGCGAGCCCTGAACTCCAACGTATTTTTAAAAGGCCTTGATGCAAACCAAGTTGAACAGCTCATGGACTGCATGTCTTTGCAAACAGTTTCGGCTGGTAGCGAAATAATAGCAGAGGGAGAGTACGGTACACATATGTACGTGCTCGACAAAGGCCAG gttgaAGTTTACCATAAGAGGAGCGGCGAACGAAGCCATGTAATTGACTTAAACCCTGGAACCGTATTTGGGGAGTTAGCTATTCTGTACAACTGCAAGCGTACAGCATACGTGGAGGCGAAAACCGACGTCACTATATGGTCGATAGACAGGCAACTGTTTCAG aCAGTGGTAAAGAAAAGCGGACAATCAAAACGGGACGAATACGTAAGACTTCTACGGACAGTGGATCGCCTTAAGTCCTTGTCGGAAAACAAACTTCTGCGGATTGCTGACTGTTTGGAGCAAACCACTTTTCGTATGGGCGATTACATTATACGGCAAGGCGATTCAGGAGATACTTTTTATGTCATTCAAGAGGGTAGTGTGAAAGTTACGCAAAACAAG ACCGGATTCTTCAATAAAATGAAATCTCGAGAGGAAGACTTCCTTTGCAACATGGAAAAAG GTGAATACTTCGGGGAACGAGCCTTGTTGACTGAAGATAAGCGAGCAGCGAACGTGATCGCCGACTCTGACGTCGTAACGCTACTTATGCTGGATCGGCAAGCGTTCAGTTCTCTGATAGGATCTCTCGCAGAG GTCGGAAAAACTCCGTCGGTTCCGCAACTTCCACTTGAATCTGAAGATCCTTCTCATCTCGATGAAACGGATGGAAGACTTAGAGAACTGGCAGTTGTTCCTGAAGAAGAcgaag AGCATGTACTAAGTGAAGGGAACCATCTTGCTCCAAAAGTAACAATCGTTACCCGCCTTAGCGGAGCAACGGAGTCGGTATTAAAACGAACGAAACTTGAAGACTTAAAA GTCATTCGTATTTTGGGCCAAGGCGGCTTCGGTTGTGTAAAGTTAGTACAGGTTCCCGGTCTTTCGAATTGCGCTTTTGCGCTAAAGGCGATCAGACAAGCAAAGATAGTAAAGACTGGACAACAGCAACATGTCCTTGCAGAGAAAAACATCATGCTCGCTGCCAAGTCGCCATTTATTGCAAGGCTATACAG GACCTACAAAGACAGCAGTCGAATCTACATGCTCATGGATGCTTACCTCGGGGGTGAAATGTACGGTGTATTGAAACGCATGGGATCGCTGGATGAAACAGCAGCTAGATTCTGCGCAGGCTGTGTACTGGAGGCTCTCAGCTATTTACATGAACGAGGCATCGTGTACAGGGATTTAAAACCCGAAAACCTGATGCTGGACCACAG GGGTTACGTGAAACTTGTCGATTTTGGCTTTGCTAAACGGGTTCGATTTGGTTTCAAAACTTGGACGTTTTGCGGGACGCCTGAGTATTTTCCACCGGAAATATTAAGCAATGCAG gtcACGACTTTTCCGCTGACTACTGGTCGTACGGTATTTTGATTTACGAGCTCTTAACACGAACGACACCCTTTTTTGCTGGGGATGACATGACAGTGTACGAAGGCATCCTGGGCGGTATAGAAGGCGTCAAATTTTCAAAGCGGGTGAAACGTAGTGCTGAG CTTTTGATCCGAAACCTCTGCAAATTGGAGCCGAGGGACCGACTTGGTTACCAGAAAGGTGGGGTTAACGACATTCGAAAACACCGTTGGTTTCATGGCTTCGACTGGCAAGGCCTTCGTACGACCAGCATAAAATCGCCATTCAAAGTTCACATCAAGAATGCAGTGGACACGAATAATTTCGAGCCTTGTTTGGAAGAGCTTGCAGATGAAACTGACGACGCGGAGGTTCTTCGGGATGCAAATATGGTTTGGGCTGAatcgttttaa
- the LOC100181404 gene encoding uncharacterized protein LOC100181404, translated as MDCITVDVVRQKNEPWGVQVTGESPCYIARVKPSSPAEEAGMQVGDCIFSVNGVTVHDASHNEVVQLISESGRVARFKLLPVSIEVSKQEPDDSAFWTSEEKCEDRNQSNSLSDESDEELTFDHTNYEQFCKMFDEKTKVKGANKEFSLLPKYGEDDDVEETEPKTIDQSSFIITREDQKNFDANYELECTFKGKKASAAGAFTGDHNVILAGSSLEEVRGVRARVRAGIQHFSFGTEQEKIDPNDKGTIIVYTTSLGIYRSVAQKCEQARKILKGYRVKFQDRDIFNSQEHKDELYKRLGLGLGDPFPEMPRVYIDGVYIGGAGELQVMSDCGDLRIRLQEFPKYNIRSKCPTCEGTGDVICHSCKGRKSKKKNRFVQLKCSTCRQKGILQCPDCLS; from the exons ATGGATTGTATAACAGTAGACGTGGTAAGACAGAAGAACGAACCGTGGGGAGTTCAGGTCACTGGAGAGTCGCCATGTTATATAGCAAGAGTAAAG CCATCCAGCCCAGCAGAAGAGGCGGGTATGCAAGTGGGAGATTGTATTTTCAGCGTTAATGGAGTAACTGTACATGACGCCTCACATAACGAAGTTGTTCAGCTGATATCAGAAAGCGGGAGGGTCGCAAG gtttaaattacTACCCGTGTCAATCGAGGTTTCAAAACAAGAACCCGACGATTCTGCCTTTTGGACAAGCGAAGAAAAGTGCGAGGATCGTAACCA AAGTAACTCGCTTTCGGATGAATCGGACGAGGAATTGACATTCGACCACACGAACTACGAACAATTTTGCAAAATGTTTGA tgaaaaaacaaaagtgaagGGGGCCAATAAGGAGTTTTCTCTTCTGCCCAAATATGGTGAAGACGATGACGTAGAAGAGACTGAACCAAAAACGATCGATCAGTCCTCCTTTATTATTACGAGGGAAGATCAAAAAAACTTTGACGCTAATTATGAATTGGAATGCACATTTAAAG GAAAAAAGGCATCTGCGGCTGGTGCTTTTACTGGAGACCACAACGTCATCTTGGCTGGCAGCAGTTTGGAGGAAGTGCGGGGGGTTAGAGCAAGAGTGAGAGCCGGGATTCAACATTTCAGCTTCGGAACTGAACAAGAAAAG ATTGATCCAAACGACAAAGGAACTATCATCGTCTACACTACTAGTCTGGGAATTTATCGCTCGGTGGCGCAAAAGTGCGAGCAGGCCCGTAAAATACTGAAGGGGTACCGCGTCAAATTTCAG GACAgggatatttttaattcacaaGAACACAAAGACGAGTTATACAAAAGACTCGGACTCGGACTCGGAGACCCTTTCCCAGAAATGCCAAGAGTGTATATAGACGGCGTTTACATAGGG GGAGCAGGCGAACTACAAGTCATGAGTGATTGCGGCGATTTAAGAATTCGTCTCCAAGAATTTCCC AAATACAACATTCGTTCAAAATGCCCCACGTGCGAAGGTACAGGCGACGTCATATGCCATTCTTGCAAAGGAAGAAAAAGCAAGAAGAAAAATAGATTTGTGCAGTTAAAGTGCTCGACTTGCAGGCAGAAAGGAATTCTCCAGTGCCCGGACTGCCTTTCTTGA